In Paenibacillus protaetiae, the genomic stretch TGTCAGAGGAAGAAGCGGATTTGCTTCAATTGTTTGCCCATACGAAGCTGGAGCTTGATCAAGTGAAACAGCAGGACGACAGCCATGTATCGCTGAGCGGCAAGCTGAAGTTCGGGACGGATTTGGCTGCTGGCATCGGCTTTAAGGCTGCTGTATCGGACGAGAAGGCCGTTATTGAGATTGAAGGCGCGAAACATCCGTTTGTATTGGATATGACGGGAGAAGCGCTTGCCGAGCTGGAAGGCGTCAGCCTGGCAGAAGGATTGGGAACGGCGCAGGCAGGCGACGACCAGTCGATTACGGCGATCGGCGACCAGCTGCTTGATGCTGTAAGCGGATTTGCGATCGACAATCTGCCTAATCCCAAAAACTTAAGCGTCAACTCCGTGAATGAATCGATTAACGGTGTGAATACATCGCTTTATCATGTACATACCGAGCTGGCCGGCCAAGAAATTTGGGATTGGGTAAAAGCGTATGTAGACGCGCTCGCCGCCGATAAAGCAGGCTTGAACAAGCTGGTTAACGGCATATTCGAGGCATTGGCAAGCGATCCGGAAGTGCTGGCTGCTTTAGGGCTGCCTGACCCGTCCGGCGCAACGCAGTTGGATGCTCCAACGCAAGAGGATATCGTTAAATCATTCAGCGGCAGCATTTCGGATTTGCTGACGAATCTGCAGGCTGAACTGGCTCAATTCGAGTCGGAGCAGGCCGAATCGCTTGGCCAGCTGCTTGGTCCGGAAACGTATGTAAAAGCCGACGTATATGTGGACCGGAAGTTTGATGTACGCAAAGAGAACATTGAATTATCCGTCAAGCCGACAGGCGACGTGAAGGATTCGTTGTTCCCGCTTGACGGCTTGGTACTGACAGTAGGCTCGGAGCGCTGGAATGTGAACGGCGCTGTGCAAGCGGATGAGCCAGCTGCGCCGGATGATGCGGTAACGCTGGACGAAACGGATCTGGATCAAGGCTACAAGCTGTTGAAGCAGTTTGACGAAAACTCGATTGCCTATGATATACTGAAAAATAAGCTTCACATCGGCCGCCAAGAGGTGGATTTATACGCCGACGACTATTTGCCGCCGATTATTACGCCAAAAGGCGTAACGATTATCCCTTTACGCGATACGGCAGAGCAGCTTGGCGCTGAAGTGAAA encodes the following:
- a CDS encoding copper amine oxidase N-terminal domain-containing protein, with protein sequence MKWSRTRKPIFFLFALVLVFVAGCKAVGGVDFNRVLKQSLEVTSAESNNTIELNLLVNEEASEYMSEEEADLLQLFAHTKLELDQVKQQDDSHVSLSGKLKFGTDLAAGIGFKAAVSDEKAVIEIEGAKHPFVLDMTGEALAELEGVSLAEGLGTAQAGDDQSITAIGDQLLDAVSGFAIDNLPNPKNLSVNSVNESINGVNTSLYHVHTELAGQEIWDWVKAYVDALAADKAGLNKLVNGIFEALASDPEVLAALGLPDPSGATQLDAPTQEDIVKSFSGSISDLLTNLQAELAQFESEQAESLGQLLGPETYVKADVYVDRKFDVRKENIELSVKPTGDVKDSLFPLDGLVLTVGSERWNVNGAVQADEPAAPDDAVTLDETDLDQGYKLLKQFDENSIAYDILKNKLHIGRQEVDLYADDYLPPIITPKGVTIIPLRDTAEQLGAEVKYDSKTQKIIVVDEATGTTIALTSGSDTVTVNGKNVKWQFPVTSVNGTTYVPARSFVSALGAGLHWESFYEDGSNDILVISREL